In one window of Leptospira sp. GIMC2001 DNA:
- a CDS encoding PDZ domain-containing protein — MNLDRTPKTSHINLKNKFIFHSFSVTVLLLASFYTNLYSEEQSYSLPVDVVFKKVSHQNPWQIREPIRKTSQAIRIGEGIFFTMTLPNEKPIFAELDRSGEPNARLVIHRYDSSTGFIILKAEENYGMTKVIINPQTSAKICGLGNYEYLKFSFSMVPLRFYRMAESVDDYLVKKNILCGIQNGKYLIPAEYISFIANASNDNFQIPHPGFEFESALTSSERTYHFPNKRKGIVVSKVYPGVGPAFHLLPGDAIYQINGVNLDKFPDYLVGDRALDSLLRKSSSLRSVGSTVEIKYFRNGVDSKLSYKLNPFHDKDFLVPETHPYSSPPYLIAGGLFFTELTSAYLKEFGEDYRRNSEKKLLYILESFQTKTHPHRQRVVILSRVLPDDKNQGYQEFQDLIVNRVNGMNVFNLKELKKILRNSNEEFVRIEFSGGKEVVFRRSTLNAVDENILRNYKLNSLDNLGED, encoded by the coding sequence AAATAAGTTTATATTCCATTCTTTTTCAGTAACTGTACTTTTATTAGCGAGTTTTTATACTAATCTGTATTCAGAAGAGCAGTCATACTCTCTTCCAGTGGATGTTGTCTTCAAAAAAGTATCCCATCAAAATCCTTGGCAGATACGAGAACCCATTAGAAAAACTTCGCAAGCAATTAGAATAGGTGAAGGTATTTTCTTCACGATGACTCTACCCAATGAGAAACCCATTTTTGCTGAATTGGATAGAAGCGGAGAACCCAATGCAAGATTGGTAATTCATCGATACGATTCTTCCACAGGTTTTATTATTCTGAAAGCGGAAGAAAATTATGGAATGACGAAAGTTATAATCAATCCACAAACCAGTGCAAAGATCTGTGGATTGGGCAATTACGAATATCTTAAGTTTTCTTTTTCTATGGTTCCACTTCGATTCTATAGGATGGCTGAATCGGTTGACGACTACCTTGTCAAAAAAAATATCCTCTGTGGAATTCAGAACGGTAAATACCTAATTCCAGCAGAATATATATCATTTATTGCAAATGCTTCAAACGACAATTTTCAAATTCCACATCCTGGTTTTGAATTTGAATCCGCATTAACATCAAGTGAGAGAACATATCATTTTCCGAACAAAAGAAAAGGAATCGTTGTCTCAAAAGTTTATCCGGGTGTTGGACCCGCTTTTCATTTATTGCCTGGTGATGCAATTTACCAAATCAATGGAGTGAATCTAGATAAATTTCCAGATTATTTGGTGGGCGATAGAGCACTAGATAGCCTACTTCGAAAATCCTCATCGCTTAGATCGGTAGGATCCACTGTGGAAATAAAATATTTCCGAAATGGAGTTGATTCGAAATTAAGCTATAAATTGAATCCATTTCATGATAAAGATTTTCTGGTTCCTGAAACCCATCCTTATTCATCGCCTCCTTATTTAATTGCAGGAGGACTCTTTTTTACAGAATTAACATCTGCATACCTCAAAGAATTCGGTGAAGACTATAGAAGAAATTCGGAAAAAAAGCTACTCTATATATTGGAATCTTTTCAAACCAAGACACATCCCCATAGACAAAGAGTTGTTATACTTTCGCGAGTCTTACCGGATGATAAGAACCAAGGCTATCAGGAATTTCAAGATCTTATCGTAAACCGAGTAAATGGAATGAATGTATTCAATCTTAAAGAATTGAAAAAAATATTAAGAAATTCCAATGAAGAATTTGTAAGAATTGAATTTTCCGGGGGCAAGGAAGTTGTCTTTCGCCGAAGCACGCTCAATGCAGTCGATGAGAACATTTTACGAAACTATAAGCTTAATTCACTCGACAATTTGGGTGAAGATTGA
- a CDS encoding ATP-binding response regulator, with protein MRILFVDDEPSIRELFQITLGSEYELELAEDGIQALSLAKNSKFDLIITDISLPKMSGVEFIRRLRADSIFTPFIIITGDSNIELAIDTFRMGAVDFFLKPFRIESLRIVLERFKSLHLEPKDVFRAGDLVHESDTSVYVLAPKIRKINYFVNIITDRMRSLSNIQEDDILALKVTLYELISNAIEHGTAGIDYNQKKKFLEDSGDYFNLVEKKCDETDKKITINTSYNYNKIQVEIIDEGNGFNPSSIPDPLKNPTANLYSGRGIFLTKLNVDEIEYNDIGNSVRIVRYLKPV; from the coding sequence ATGCGAATTCTATTTGTTGATGATGAACCATCTATTCGTGAGCTTTTTCAGATCACGCTTGGATCTGAATATGAATTAGAACTTGCAGAAGATGGAATCCAAGCATTAAGCCTTGCTAAGAATTCAAAATTTGACTTAATAATAACAGACATTAGCTTACCAAAAATGAGTGGTGTTGAATTTATTCGTAGATTACGAGCAGATTCTATCTTTACTCCCTTTATTATCATCACTGGTGATAGCAATATCGAACTGGCAATTGATACGTTCCGCATGGGGGCTGTAGATTTTTTCCTAAAACCTTTCAGAATAGAAAGCCTTCGGATAGTCCTAGAAAGATTCAAATCGCTTCATCTTGAACCAAAAGATGTTTTCCGTGCCGGTGATTTAGTTCATGAATCCGATACTAGTGTCTATGTGCTTGCTCCAAAAATTAGGAAGATAAACTATTTCGTAAATATCATAACAGATAGAATGCGATCTTTGTCAAACATTCAGGAAGATGATATCCTTGCACTCAAAGTAACCCTTTATGAACTGATTTCTAATGCGATCGAACATGGAACGGCAGGAATTGATTACAATCAGAAAAAGAAATTTCTCGAAGATAGTGGAGACTATTTCAATCTTGTAGAAAAAAAATGTGACGAAACTGATAAGAAGATTACCATCAACACGTCTTACAATTACAACAAAATTCAAGTTGAGATTATCGATGAAGGCAATGGATTCAATCCGAGCTCAATTCCAGATCCCCTCAAGAATCCGACAGCAAATCTATATTCTGGACGAGGAATTTTTCTTACAAAATTAAATGTAGATGAAATCGAATACAATGATATTGGGAATAGTGTACGAATCGTACGCTACTTGAAGCCTGTCTAG